Proteins encoded together in one Juglans regia cultivar Chandler chromosome 9, Walnut 2.0, whole genome shotgun sequence window:
- the LOC108996656 gene encoding cleavage stimulation factor subunit 50 isoform X2 has translation MLKPHLISFSSCLQSAVQDTKGSSKSFPKHETRHLSEHKNIARCARFCRDGRFVATGSADTSIKLFEVAKIKQMMLPDARDGPVRPVIRTFYDHIQPINDLDFHPQNTVLISGAKDHTIKFFDFSKMTAKRAFRVIQDTHNVRSVSFHPSGDFLLAGTDHPIPHLYDVNTFQCYLSSNVPEIGVNGAINQVRYSSTGGMYVTASKDGAVRLWDGVTANCVRSIVSAHGTAEATSANFTKDQRFVLSCGKDSTVKLWEVGTGRLVKQYVGATHMQLRSQAVFNDTEEFVLSIDELSNEIVIWDAMTAEKVARWPSNHIGAPRWLEHSPTEAAFVSCGTDRSIRFWKEVL, from the exons ATGCTGAAGCCGCACCTAATAAGCTTCTCGAGCTGTTTGCAAAG TGCTGTGCAGGACACAAAAGGTTCATCGAAGAGTTTTCCAAAGCATGAGACACGGCATCTTTCAGAGCACAAG AATATAGCCAGATGTGCAAGATTTTGTCGTGATGGGAGGTTTGTTGCCACAGGAAGTGCAGATACATCGATAAAGCTCTTTGAG GTTGCAAAAATTAAGCAAATGATGCTGCCAGATGCAAGAGATGGTCCTGTTCGGCCTGTCATACGGACGTTTTATGACCATATACAA CCAATCAATGATTTGGATTTTCATCCTCAAAATACTGTTCTGATATCTGGGGCCAAAGATCACACTATAAA GTTCTTTGATTTTTCCAAAATGACCGCAAAGAGGGCATTCAGAGTCATCCAG GATACACATAATGTGCGTTCTGTATCTTTTCATCCTTCTGGAGATTTTCTTTTAGCAG gaACTGACCATCCAATTCCACACCTGTACGATGTGAATACCTTTCAATGCTATCTATCATCGAATGTTCCCGAGATTGGTGTTAATGGAGCCATAAATCAG GTCAGGTATTCATCTACGGGTGGCATGTATGTTACAGCATCTAAAGATGGTGCTGTTCGGTTATGGGATGGAGTCACTGCCAATTGTGTGCGCTCTATAGTCAGTGCACATGGAACGGCTGAGGCCACTAGtgcaaattttacaaaagatcAAAG GTTTGTTCTCTCTTGCGGGAAGGATTCTACCGTGAAGCTTTGGGAAGTTGGCACTGGAAGATTGGTAAAACAATATGTTGGAGCTACACATATGCAGTTACGAAGCCAG GCTGTTTTCAATGACACTGAAGAATTTGTTCTATCCATTGATGAACTGAGCAATGAG ATTGTAATTTGGGATGCTATGACGGCGGAGAAAGTAGCAAGGTGGCCTTCCAATCATATTGGGGCACCCCGCTGGCTTGAGCACTCACCAACAGAGGCAGCCTTTGTTTCCTGTGGGACTGATAGATCTATCCGGTTCTGGAAGGAAGTTCTGTAG
- the LOC108996656 gene encoding cleavage stimulation factor subunit 50 isoform X1 translates to MENSLEQTLQDGKLYRQLNSLIVAHLRDNNLNQAASAVASATMTPLNAEAAPNKLLELFAKGLAVEKDEILRGITSSAYYDLGASLPASYGSIPVPRAAAVDFSAVQDTKGSSKSFPKHETRHLSEHKNIARCARFCRDGRFVATGSADTSIKLFEVAKIKQMMLPDARDGPVRPVIRTFYDHIQPINDLDFHPQNTVLISGAKDHTIKFFDFSKMTAKRAFRVIQDTHNVRSVSFHPSGDFLLAGTDHPIPHLYDVNTFQCYLSSNVPEIGVNGAINQVRYSSTGGMYVTASKDGAVRLWDGVTANCVRSIVSAHGTAEATSANFTKDQRFVLSCGKDSTVKLWEVGTGRLVKQYVGATHMQLRSQAVFNDTEEFVLSIDELSNEIVIWDAMTAEKVARWPSNHIGAPRWLEHSPTEAAFVSCGTDRSIRFWKEVL, encoded by the exons atggAGAACAGCTTGGAGCAGACTCTGCAAGATGGGAAACTATATAGGCAACTCAATTCTCTCATCGTAGCTCATCTTCGCGACAACAATCTCAATCAG GCGGCAAGTGCAGTTGCTTCTGCAACTATGACGCCTTTGAATGCTGAAGCCGCACCTAATAAGCTTCTCGAGCTGTTTGCAAAG GGTCTTGCAGTGGAGAAAGATGAGATTTTAAGAGGCATTACATCATCTGCATATTATGATTTGGGTGCATCCTTACCTGCATCATATGGTTCAATCCCTGTTCCTCGCGCTGCTGCTGTTGATTTCAG TGCTGTGCAGGACACAAAAGGTTCATCGAAGAGTTTTCCAAAGCATGAGACACGGCATCTTTCAGAGCACAAG AATATAGCCAGATGTGCAAGATTTTGTCGTGATGGGAGGTTTGTTGCCACAGGAAGTGCAGATACATCGATAAAGCTCTTTGAG GTTGCAAAAATTAAGCAAATGATGCTGCCAGATGCAAGAGATGGTCCTGTTCGGCCTGTCATACGGACGTTTTATGACCATATACAA CCAATCAATGATTTGGATTTTCATCCTCAAAATACTGTTCTGATATCTGGGGCCAAAGATCACACTATAAA GTTCTTTGATTTTTCCAAAATGACCGCAAAGAGGGCATTCAGAGTCATCCAG GATACACATAATGTGCGTTCTGTATCTTTTCATCCTTCTGGAGATTTTCTTTTAGCAG gaACTGACCATCCAATTCCACACCTGTACGATGTGAATACCTTTCAATGCTATCTATCATCGAATGTTCCCGAGATTGGTGTTAATGGAGCCATAAATCAG GTCAGGTATTCATCTACGGGTGGCATGTATGTTACAGCATCTAAAGATGGTGCTGTTCGGTTATGGGATGGAGTCACTGCCAATTGTGTGCGCTCTATAGTCAGTGCACATGGAACGGCTGAGGCCACTAGtgcaaattttacaaaagatcAAAG GTTTGTTCTCTCTTGCGGGAAGGATTCTACCGTGAAGCTTTGGGAAGTTGGCACTGGAAGATTGGTAAAACAATATGTTGGAGCTACACATATGCAGTTACGAAGCCAG GCTGTTTTCAATGACACTGAAGAATTTGTTCTATCCATTGATGAACTGAGCAATGAG ATTGTAATTTGGGATGCTATGACGGCGGAGAAAGTAGCAAGGTGGCCTTCCAATCATATTGGGGCACCCCGCTGGCTTGAGCACTCACCAACAGAGGCAGCCTTTGTTTCCTGTGGGACTGATAGATCTATCCGGTTCTGGAAGGAAGTTCTGTAG